One stretch of Glycine soja cultivar W05 chromosome 7, ASM419377v2, whole genome shotgun sequence DNA includes these proteins:
- the LOC114419707 gene encoding replication protein A 70 kDa DNA-binding subunit B-like isoform X7: MCRLSLCWYSIFCKQNFVGFIFGGFHLFVDGYIAFAWFWIYHIFHLELAVLSNFMARIPDKIKSIDGSKETLKLAVRITDLWFVGTPNKFEQAEMVIVDSEGDQIHAVCKADHLKSWKAYLKENSTYVMHNFKVVKNDGQFRVCEHEYKLAFIGVTIVREVDLHELPFKEFRFVEFGNVVAGNFVVGLLVDIIGVVDQVLFQHVSSKNTRVVFRMKDLSGEVLSCTLWENYCMQFLAYLNERGNDGPIVIILTHARIKDAQGSYLASVSNSFKASKLLINEPILEIQEFRERLLDLGVKVSPVLPPGDQGSSQLSRGSQLSSKDAFLSKVEAKTIYEINGISEDVVCVTVGTISKIVMNNHSWCYPACVQCHRKTDIQTGPFTCGCGKNNDQPVLRYRVEVMVSQNNDSSKFLLWDRECAELIGQTADEVNRVKIEDGDVDLNASPQALDRLLGYVLAFKACSKIDASNVDCNNATHPECDSL, translated from the exons ATGTGTCGTTTAAGTCTGTGTTGGTATTctattttttgtaaacaaaactttgttggttttattttcgGCGGCTTCCATCTGTTTGTTGATGGTTACATTGCATTTGCATGGTTTTGGATTTATCACATTTTTCATTTAGAATTGGCAGTTCTATCCAATTTTATGGCAAGGATTCCTGACAAGATTAAGTCTATTGATGGGTCAAAAGAGACGCTTAAGCTTGCTGTGAGAATCACCGACCTTTGGTTCGTTGGGACTCCCAACAAGTTTGAGCAAGCGGAAATGGTTATTGTTGATTCTGAG GGTGATCAAATTCATGCTGTTTGTAAAGCGGACCACCTAAAGTCTTGGAAAGCTTATTTGAAGGAGAATTCCACTTATGTTATGCATAATTTCAAAGTGGTCAAGAATGATGGTCAATTTAGAGTGTGTGAACATGAGTACAAGTTAGCTTTTATTGGAGTGACTATTGTTAGAGAAGTTGATTTGCATGAACTACCTTTTAAGGAATTTAGATTTGTTGAATTTGGAAATGTCGTTGCTGGGAATTTTGTGGTTGGCCTGTTGGTTG ATATTATTGGGGTCGTTGATCAGGTGCTTTTTCAGCATGTTTCATCAAAAAATACCAGGGTTGTTTTTAGAATGAAGGATTTGAG TGGTGAAGTTTTATCTTGCACACTTTGGGAAAATTATTGTATGCAGTTCTTAGCCTATTTGAATGAACGTGGAAATGATGGGCCGATCGTTATTATTTTGACACATGCCAGAATAAAAGATGCGCAGG GAAGTTATCTAGCTTCAGTGAGCAATTCGTTCAAGGcctcaaaattattaattaatgaacCTATATTGGAAATCCAGGAATTTAGAGAGAG GCTTTTAGATTTAGGTGTTAAGGTCAGCCCAGTTTTGCCACCTGGCGATCAAGGAAGTTCACAACTTTCAAGGGGAAGCCAACTATCATCAAAGGATGCATTTCTTTCAAAAGTTGAAGCCAAAACTATTTACGAGATCAATGGCATTTCTGAG GATGTTGTTTGTGTTACAGTGGGCACTATTAGCAAAATAGTCATGAATAATCATTCATGGTGTTATCCAGCTTGCGTTCAATGTCATAGAAAAACTGACATCCAAACAGGACCATTCACATGCGGATGTGGCAAAAATAATGACCAGCCTGTTCTAAG GTATAGAGTTGAAGTAATGGTTAGCCAAAACAATGACAGTAGCAAGTTTTTGCTCTGGGACCGTGAATGTGCTGAATTGATTGGTCAAACAGCTGATGAAGTGAATAGGGTCAAGATTGAA GATGGTGATGTTGATTTAAATGCTTCTCCTCAAGCACTTGATAGGCTGTTGGGTTATGTGCTTGCTTTTAAG GCATGTTCGAAAATAGATGCTTCGAACGTTGATTGCAATAATGCTACGCATCCTGAATGT GATTCCCTTTAA
- the LOC114419707 gene encoding replication protein A 70 kDa DNA-binding subunit B-like isoform X4, which produces MCRLSLCWYSIFCKQNFVGFIFGGFHLFVDGYIAFAWFWIYHIFHLELAVLSNFMARIPDKIKSIDGSKETLKLAVRITDLWFVGTPNKFEQAEMVIVDSEGDQIHAVCKADHLKSWKAYLKENSTYVMHNFKVVKNDGQFRVCEHEYKLAFIGVTIVREVDLHELPFKEFRFVEFGNVVAGNFVVGLLVDIIGVVDQVLFQHVSSKNTRVVFRMKDLSGEVLSCTLWENYCMQFLAYLNERGNDGPIVIILTHARIKDAQGSYLASVSNSFKASKLLINEPILEIQEFRERLLDLGVKVSPVLPPGDQGSSQLSRGSQLSSKDAFLSKVEAKTIYEINGISEDVVCVTVGTISKIVMNNHSWCYPACVQCHRKTDIQTGPFTCGCGKNNDQPVLRYRVEVMVSQNNDSSKFLLWDRECAELIGQTADEVNRVKIEDGDVDLNASPQALDRLLGYVLAFKVRIQSKFRNVVVLRCSNELDLINVVLDMLADTEACSKIDASNVDCNNATHPECDSL; this is translated from the exons ATGTGTCGTTTAAGTCTGTGTTGGTATTctattttttgtaaacaaaactttgttggttttattttcgGCGGCTTCCATCTGTTTGTTGATGGTTACATTGCATTTGCATGGTTTTGGATTTATCACATTTTTCATTTAGAATTGGCAGTTCTATCCAATTTTATGGCAAGGATTCCTGACAAGATTAAGTCTATTGATGGGTCAAAAGAGACGCTTAAGCTTGCTGTGAGAATCACCGACCTTTGGTTCGTTGGGACTCCCAACAAGTTTGAGCAAGCGGAAATGGTTATTGTTGATTCTGAG GGTGATCAAATTCATGCTGTTTGTAAAGCGGACCACCTAAAGTCTTGGAAAGCTTATTTGAAGGAGAATTCCACTTATGTTATGCATAATTTCAAAGTGGTCAAGAATGATGGTCAATTTAGAGTGTGTGAACATGAGTACAAGTTAGCTTTTATTGGAGTGACTATTGTTAGAGAAGTTGATTTGCATGAACTACCTTTTAAGGAATTTAGATTTGTTGAATTTGGAAATGTCGTTGCTGGGAATTTTGTGGTTGGCCTGTTGGTTG ATATTATTGGGGTCGTTGATCAGGTGCTTTTTCAGCATGTTTCATCAAAAAATACCAGGGTTGTTTTTAGAATGAAGGATTTGAG TGGTGAAGTTTTATCTTGCACACTTTGGGAAAATTATTGTATGCAGTTCTTAGCCTATTTGAATGAACGTGGAAATGATGGGCCGATCGTTATTATTTTGACACATGCCAGAATAAAAGATGCGCAGG GAAGTTATCTAGCTTCAGTGAGCAATTCGTTCAAGGcctcaaaattattaattaatgaacCTATATTGGAAATCCAGGAATTTAGAGAGAG GCTTTTAGATTTAGGTGTTAAGGTCAGCCCAGTTTTGCCACCTGGCGATCAAGGAAGTTCACAACTTTCAAGGGGAAGCCAACTATCATCAAAGGATGCATTTCTTTCAAAAGTTGAAGCCAAAACTATTTACGAGATCAATGGCATTTCTGAG GATGTTGTTTGTGTTACAGTGGGCACTATTAGCAAAATAGTCATGAATAATCATTCATGGTGTTATCCAGCTTGCGTTCAATGTCATAGAAAAACTGACATCCAAACAGGACCATTCACATGCGGATGTGGCAAAAATAATGACCAGCCTGTTCTAAG GTATAGAGTTGAAGTAATGGTTAGCCAAAACAATGACAGTAGCAAGTTTTTGCTCTGGGACCGTGAATGTGCTGAATTGATTGGTCAAACAGCTGATGAAGTGAATAGGGTCAAGATTGAA GATGGTGATGTTGATTTAAATGCTTCTCCTCAAGCACTTGATAGGCTGTTGGGTTATGTGCTTGCTTTTAAGGTTAGGATTCAATCAAAATTCAGGAATGTCGTTGTTCTTAGATGCTCAAATGAATTAGATTTGATCAATGTTGTGCTCGACATGCTGGCTGATACTGAG GCATGTTCGAAAATAGATGCTTCGAACGTTGATTGCAATAATGCTACGCATCCTGAATGT GATTCCCTTTAA
- the LOC114419707 gene encoding replication protein A 70 kDa DNA-binding subunit B-like isoform X1, which yields MCRLSLCWYSIFCKQNFVGFIFGGFHLFVDGYIAFAWFWIYHIFHLELAVLSNFMARIPDKIKSIDGSKETLKLAVRITDLWFVGTPNKFEQAEMVIVDSEGDQIHAVCKADHLKSWKAYLKENSTYVMHNFKVVKNDGQFRVCEHEYKLAFIGVTIVREVDLHELPFKEFRFVEFGNVVAGNFVVGLLVDIIGVVDQVLFQHVSSKNTRVVFRMKDLSGEVLSCTLWENYCMQFLAYLNERGNDGPIVIILTHARIKDAQGSYLASVSNSFKASKLLINEPILEIQEFRERLLDLGVKVSPVLPPGDQGSSQLSRGSQLSSKDAFLSKVEAKTIYEINGISEDVVCVTVGTISKIVMNNHSWCYPACVQCHRKTDIQTGPFTCGCGKNNDQPVLRYRVEVMVSQNNDSSKFLLWDRECAELIGQTADEVNRVKIEDGDVDLNASPQALDRLLGYVLAFKVRIQSKFRNVVVLRCSNELDLINVVLDMLADTEACSKIDASNVDCNNATHPECWTMIQLQDSL from the exons ATGTGTCGTTTAAGTCTGTGTTGGTATTctattttttgtaaacaaaactttgttggttttattttcgGCGGCTTCCATCTGTTTGTTGATGGTTACATTGCATTTGCATGGTTTTGGATTTATCACATTTTTCATTTAGAATTGGCAGTTCTATCCAATTTTATGGCAAGGATTCCTGACAAGATTAAGTCTATTGATGGGTCAAAAGAGACGCTTAAGCTTGCTGTGAGAATCACCGACCTTTGGTTCGTTGGGACTCCCAACAAGTTTGAGCAAGCGGAAATGGTTATTGTTGATTCTGAG GGTGATCAAATTCATGCTGTTTGTAAAGCGGACCACCTAAAGTCTTGGAAAGCTTATTTGAAGGAGAATTCCACTTATGTTATGCATAATTTCAAAGTGGTCAAGAATGATGGTCAATTTAGAGTGTGTGAACATGAGTACAAGTTAGCTTTTATTGGAGTGACTATTGTTAGAGAAGTTGATTTGCATGAACTACCTTTTAAGGAATTTAGATTTGTTGAATTTGGAAATGTCGTTGCTGGGAATTTTGTGGTTGGCCTGTTGGTTG ATATTATTGGGGTCGTTGATCAGGTGCTTTTTCAGCATGTTTCATCAAAAAATACCAGGGTTGTTTTTAGAATGAAGGATTTGAG TGGTGAAGTTTTATCTTGCACACTTTGGGAAAATTATTGTATGCAGTTCTTAGCCTATTTGAATGAACGTGGAAATGATGGGCCGATCGTTATTATTTTGACACATGCCAGAATAAAAGATGCGCAGG GAAGTTATCTAGCTTCAGTGAGCAATTCGTTCAAGGcctcaaaattattaattaatgaacCTATATTGGAAATCCAGGAATTTAGAGAGAG GCTTTTAGATTTAGGTGTTAAGGTCAGCCCAGTTTTGCCACCTGGCGATCAAGGAAGTTCACAACTTTCAAGGGGAAGCCAACTATCATCAAAGGATGCATTTCTTTCAAAAGTTGAAGCCAAAACTATTTACGAGATCAATGGCATTTCTGAG GATGTTGTTTGTGTTACAGTGGGCACTATTAGCAAAATAGTCATGAATAATCATTCATGGTGTTATCCAGCTTGCGTTCAATGTCATAGAAAAACTGACATCCAAACAGGACCATTCACATGCGGATGTGGCAAAAATAATGACCAGCCTGTTCTAAG GTATAGAGTTGAAGTAATGGTTAGCCAAAACAATGACAGTAGCAAGTTTTTGCTCTGGGACCGTGAATGTGCTGAATTGATTGGTCAAACAGCTGATGAAGTGAATAGGGTCAAGATTGAA GATGGTGATGTTGATTTAAATGCTTCTCCTCAAGCACTTGATAGGCTGTTGGGTTATGTGCTTGCTTTTAAGGTTAGGATTCAATCAAAATTCAGGAATGTCGTTGTTCTTAGATGCTCAAATGAATTAGATTTGATCAATGTTGTGCTCGACATGCTGGCTGATACTGAG GCATGTTCGAAAATAGATGCTTCGAACGTTGATTGCAATAATGCTACGCATCCTGAATGT TGGACCATGATCCAGTTGCAGGATTCCCTTTAA
- the LOC114419707 gene encoding replication protein A 70 kDa DNA-binding subunit B-like isoform X5 translates to MCRLSLCWYSIFCKQNFVGFIFGGFHLFVDGYIAFAWFWIYHIFHLELAVLSNFMARIPDKIKSIDGSKETLKLAVRITDLWFVGTPNKFEQAEMVIVDSEGDQIHAVCKADHLKSWKAYLKENSTYVMHNFKVVKNDGQFRVCEHEYKLAFIGVTIVREVDLHELPFKEFRFVEFGNVVAGNFVVGLLVDIIGVVDQVLFQHVSSKNTRVVFRMKDLSGEVLSCTLWENYCMQFLAYLNERGNDGPIVIILTHARIKDAQGSYLASVSNSFKASKLLINEPILEIQEFRERLLDLGVKVSPVLPPGDQGSSQLSRGSQLSSKDAFLSKVEAKTIYEINGISEDVVCVTVGTISKIVMNNHSWCYPACVQCHRKTDIQTGPFTCGCGKNNDQPVLRYRVEVMVSQNNDSSKFLLWDRECAELIGQTADEVNRVKIEDGDVDLNASPQALDRLLGYVLAFKACSKIDASNVDCNNATHPECWTMIQLQDSL, encoded by the exons ATGTGTCGTTTAAGTCTGTGTTGGTATTctattttttgtaaacaaaactttgttggttttattttcgGCGGCTTCCATCTGTTTGTTGATGGTTACATTGCATTTGCATGGTTTTGGATTTATCACATTTTTCATTTAGAATTGGCAGTTCTATCCAATTTTATGGCAAGGATTCCTGACAAGATTAAGTCTATTGATGGGTCAAAAGAGACGCTTAAGCTTGCTGTGAGAATCACCGACCTTTGGTTCGTTGGGACTCCCAACAAGTTTGAGCAAGCGGAAATGGTTATTGTTGATTCTGAG GGTGATCAAATTCATGCTGTTTGTAAAGCGGACCACCTAAAGTCTTGGAAAGCTTATTTGAAGGAGAATTCCACTTATGTTATGCATAATTTCAAAGTGGTCAAGAATGATGGTCAATTTAGAGTGTGTGAACATGAGTACAAGTTAGCTTTTATTGGAGTGACTATTGTTAGAGAAGTTGATTTGCATGAACTACCTTTTAAGGAATTTAGATTTGTTGAATTTGGAAATGTCGTTGCTGGGAATTTTGTGGTTGGCCTGTTGGTTG ATATTATTGGGGTCGTTGATCAGGTGCTTTTTCAGCATGTTTCATCAAAAAATACCAGGGTTGTTTTTAGAATGAAGGATTTGAG TGGTGAAGTTTTATCTTGCACACTTTGGGAAAATTATTGTATGCAGTTCTTAGCCTATTTGAATGAACGTGGAAATGATGGGCCGATCGTTATTATTTTGACACATGCCAGAATAAAAGATGCGCAGG GAAGTTATCTAGCTTCAGTGAGCAATTCGTTCAAGGcctcaaaattattaattaatgaacCTATATTGGAAATCCAGGAATTTAGAGAGAG GCTTTTAGATTTAGGTGTTAAGGTCAGCCCAGTTTTGCCACCTGGCGATCAAGGAAGTTCACAACTTTCAAGGGGAAGCCAACTATCATCAAAGGATGCATTTCTTTCAAAAGTTGAAGCCAAAACTATTTACGAGATCAATGGCATTTCTGAG GATGTTGTTTGTGTTACAGTGGGCACTATTAGCAAAATAGTCATGAATAATCATTCATGGTGTTATCCAGCTTGCGTTCAATGTCATAGAAAAACTGACATCCAAACAGGACCATTCACATGCGGATGTGGCAAAAATAATGACCAGCCTGTTCTAAG GTATAGAGTTGAAGTAATGGTTAGCCAAAACAATGACAGTAGCAAGTTTTTGCTCTGGGACCGTGAATGTGCTGAATTGATTGGTCAAACAGCTGATGAAGTGAATAGGGTCAAGATTGAA GATGGTGATGTTGATTTAAATGCTTCTCCTCAAGCACTTGATAGGCTGTTGGGTTATGTGCTTGCTTTTAAG GCATGTTCGAAAATAGATGCTTCGAACGTTGATTGCAATAATGCTACGCATCCTGAATGT TGGACCATGATCCAGTTGCAGGATTCCCTTTAA
- the LOC114419707 gene encoding replication protein A 70 kDa DNA-binding subunit B-like isoform X3, with product MCRLSLCWYSIFCKQNFVGFIFGGFHLFVDGYIAFAWFWIYHIFHLELAVLSNFMARIPDKIKSIDGSKETLKLAVRITDLWFVGTPNKFEQAEMVIVDSEGDQIHAVCKADHLKSWKAYLKENSTYVMHNFKVVKNDGQFRVCEHEYKLAFIGVTIVREVDLHELPFKEFRFVEFGNVVAGNFVVGLLVDIIGVVDQVLFQHVSSKNTRVVFRMKDLSGEVLSCTLWENYCMQFLAYLNERGNDGPIVIILTHARIKDAQGSYLASVSNSFKASKLLINEPILEIQEFRERLLDLGVKVSPVLPPGDQGSSQLSRGSQLSSKDAFLSKVEAKTIYEINGISEDVVCVTVGTISKIVMNNHSWCYPACVQCHRKTDIQTGPFTCGCGKNNDQPVLRYRVEVMVSQNNDSSKFLLWDRECAELIGQTADEVNRVKIEDGDVDLNASPQALDRLLGYVLAFKVRIQSKFRNVVVLRCSNELDLINVVLDMLADTEACSKIDASNVDCNNATHPECLQDSL from the exons ATGTGTCGTTTAAGTCTGTGTTGGTATTctattttttgtaaacaaaactttgttggttttattttcgGCGGCTTCCATCTGTTTGTTGATGGTTACATTGCATTTGCATGGTTTTGGATTTATCACATTTTTCATTTAGAATTGGCAGTTCTATCCAATTTTATGGCAAGGATTCCTGACAAGATTAAGTCTATTGATGGGTCAAAAGAGACGCTTAAGCTTGCTGTGAGAATCACCGACCTTTGGTTCGTTGGGACTCCCAACAAGTTTGAGCAAGCGGAAATGGTTATTGTTGATTCTGAG GGTGATCAAATTCATGCTGTTTGTAAAGCGGACCACCTAAAGTCTTGGAAAGCTTATTTGAAGGAGAATTCCACTTATGTTATGCATAATTTCAAAGTGGTCAAGAATGATGGTCAATTTAGAGTGTGTGAACATGAGTACAAGTTAGCTTTTATTGGAGTGACTATTGTTAGAGAAGTTGATTTGCATGAACTACCTTTTAAGGAATTTAGATTTGTTGAATTTGGAAATGTCGTTGCTGGGAATTTTGTGGTTGGCCTGTTGGTTG ATATTATTGGGGTCGTTGATCAGGTGCTTTTTCAGCATGTTTCATCAAAAAATACCAGGGTTGTTTTTAGAATGAAGGATTTGAG TGGTGAAGTTTTATCTTGCACACTTTGGGAAAATTATTGTATGCAGTTCTTAGCCTATTTGAATGAACGTGGAAATGATGGGCCGATCGTTATTATTTTGACACATGCCAGAATAAAAGATGCGCAGG GAAGTTATCTAGCTTCAGTGAGCAATTCGTTCAAGGcctcaaaattattaattaatgaacCTATATTGGAAATCCAGGAATTTAGAGAGAG GCTTTTAGATTTAGGTGTTAAGGTCAGCCCAGTTTTGCCACCTGGCGATCAAGGAAGTTCACAACTTTCAAGGGGAAGCCAACTATCATCAAAGGATGCATTTCTTTCAAAAGTTGAAGCCAAAACTATTTACGAGATCAATGGCATTTCTGAG GATGTTGTTTGTGTTACAGTGGGCACTATTAGCAAAATAGTCATGAATAATCATTCATGGTGTTATCCAGCTTGCGTTCAATGTCATAGAAAAACTGACATCCAAACAGGACCATTCACATGCGGATGTGGCAAAAATAATGACCAGCCTGTTCTAAG GTATAGAGTTGAAGTAATGGTTAGCCAAAACAATGACAGTAGCAAGTTTTTGCTCTGGGACCGTGAATGTGCTGAATTGATTGGTCAAACAGCTGATGAAGTGAATAGGGTCAAGATTGAA GATGGTGATGTTGATTTAAATGCTTCTCCTCAAGCACTTGATAGGCTGTTGGGTTATGTGCTTGCTTTTAAGGTTAGGATTCAATCAAAATTCAGGAATGTCGTTGTTCTTAGATGCTCAAATGAATTAGATTTGATCAATGTTGTGCTCGACATGCTGGCTGATACTGAG GCATGTTCGAAAATAGATGCTTCGAACGTTGATTGCAATAATGCTACGCATCCTGAATGT TTGCAGGATTCCCTTTAA
- the LOC114419707 gene encoding replication protein A 70 kDa DNA-binding subunit C-like isoform X2, which yields MCRLSLCWYSIFCKQNFVGFIFGGFHLFVDGYIAFAWFWIYHIFHLELAVLSNFMARIPDKIKSIDGSKETLKLAVRITDLWFVGTPNKFEQAEMVIVDSEGDQIHAVCKADHLKSWKAYLKENSTYVMHNFKVVKNDGQFRVCEHEYKLAFIGVTIVREVDLHELPFKEFRFVEFGNVVAGNFVVGLLVDIIGVVDQVLFQHVSSKNTRVVFRMKDLSGEVLSCTLWENYCMQFLAYLNERGNDGPIVIILTHARIKDAQGSYLASVSNSFKASKLLINEPILEIQEFRERLLDLGVKVSPVLPPGDQGSSQLSRGSQLSSKDAFLSKVEAKTIYEINGISEDVVCVTVGTISKIVMNNHSWCYPACVQCHRKTDIQTGPFTCGCGKNNDQPVLRVEVMVSQNNDSSKFLLWDRECAELIGQTADEVNRVKIEDGDVDLNASPQALDRLLGYVLAFKVRIQSKFRNVVVLRCSNELDLINVVLDMLADTEACSKIDASNVDCNNATHPECWTMIQLQDSL from the exons ATGTGTCGTTTAAGTCTGTGTTGGTATTctattttttgtaaacaaaactttgttggttttattttcgGCGGCTTCCATCTGTTTGTTGATGGTTACATTGCATTTGCATGGTTTTGGATTTATCACATTTTTCATTTAGAATTGGCAGTTCTATCCAATTTTATGGCAAGGATTCCTGACAAGATTAAGTCTATTGATGGGTCAAAAGAGACGCTTAAGCTTGCTGTGAGAATCACCGACCTTTGGTTCGTTGGGACTCCCAACAAGTTTGAGCAAGCGGAAATGGTTATTGTTGATTCTGAG GGTGATCAAATTCATGCTGTTTGTAAAGCGGACCACCTAAAGTCTTGGAAAGCTTATTTGAAGGAGAATTCCACTTATGTTATGCATAATTTCAAAGTGGTCAAGAATGATGGTCAATTTAGAGTGTGTGAACATGAGTACAAGTTAGCTTTTATTGGAGTGACTATTGTTAGAGAAGTTGATTTGCATGAACTACCTTTTAAGGAATTTAGATTTGTTGAATTTGGAAATGTCGTTGCTGGGAATTTTGTGGTTGGCCTGTTGGTTG ATATTATTGGGGTCGTTGATCAGGTGCTTTTTCAGCATGTTTCATCAAAAAATACCAGGGTTGTTTTTAGAATGAAGGATTTGAG TGGTGAAGTTTTATCTTGCACACTTTGGGAAAATTATTGTATGCAGTTCTTAGCCTATTTGAATGAACGTGGAAATGATGGGCCGATCGTTATTATTTTGACACATGCCAGAATAAAAGATGCGCAGG GAAGTTATCTAGCTTCAGTGAGCAATTCGTTCAAGGcctcaaaattattaattaatgaacCTATATTGGAAATCCAGGAATTTAGAGAGAG GCTTTTAGATTTAGGTGTTAAGGTCAGCCCAGTTTTGCCACCTGGCGATCAAGGAAGTTCACAACTTTCAAGGGGAAGCCAACTATCATCAAAGGATGCATTTCTTTCAAAAGTTGAAGCCAAAACTATTTACGAGATCAATGGCATTTCTGAG GATGTTGTTTGTGTTACAGTGGGCACTATTAGCAAAATAGTCATGAATAATCATTCATGGTGTTATCCAGCTTGCGTTCAATGTCATAGAAAAACTGACATCCAAACAGGACCATTCACATGCGGATGTGGCAAAAATAATGACCAGCCTGTTCTAAG AGTTGAAGTAATGGTTAGCCAAAACAATGACAGTAGCAAGTTTTTGCTCTGGGACCGTGAATGTGCTGAATTGATTGGTCAAACAGCTGATGAAGTGAATAGGGTCAAGATTGAA GATGGTGATGTTGATTTAAATGCTTCTCCTCAAGCACTTGATAGGCTGTTGGGTTATGTGCTTGCTTTTAAGGTTAGGATTCAATCAAAATTCAGGAATGTCGTTGTTCTTAGATGCTCAAATGAATTAGATTTGATCAATGTTGTGCTCGACATGCTGGCTGATACTGAG GCATGTTCGAAAATAGATGCTTCGAACGTTGATTGCAATAATGCTACGCATCCTGAATGT TGGACCATGATCCAGTTGCAGGATTCCCTTTAA
- the LOC114419707 gene encoding replication protein A 70 kDa DNA-binding subunit B-like isoform X6 has translation MCRLSLCWYSIFCKQNFVGFIFGGFHLFVDGYIAFAWFWIYHIFHLELAVLSNFMARIPDKIKSIDGSKETLKLAVRITDLWFVGTPNKFEQAEMVIVDSEGDQIHAVCKADHLKSWKAYLKENSTYVMHNFKVVKNDGQFRVCEHEYKLAFIGVTIVREVDLHELPFKEFRFVEFGNVVAGNFVVGLLVDIIGVVDQVLFQHVSSKNTRVVFRMKDLSGEVLSCTLWENYCMQFLAYLNERGNDGPIVIILTHARIKDAQGSYLASVSNSFKASKLLINEPILEIQEFRERLLDLGVKVSPVLPPGDQGSSQLSRGSQLSSKDAFLSKVEAKTIYEINGISEDVVCVTVGTISKIVMNNHSWCYPACVQCHRKTDIQTGPFTCGCGKNNDQPVLRYRVEVMVSQNNDSSKFLLWDRECAELIGQTADEVNRVKIEDGDVDLNASPQALDRLLGYVLAFKACSKIDASNVDCNNATHPECLQDSL, from the exons ATGTGTCGTTTAAGTCTGTGTTGGTATTctattttttgtaaacaaaactttgttggttttattttcgGCGGCTTCCATCTGTTTGTTGATGGTTACATTGCATTTGCATGGTTTTGGATTTATCACATTTTTCATTTAGAATTGGCAGTTCTATCCAATTTTATGGCAAGGATTCCTGACAAGATTAAGTCTATTGATGGGTCAAAAGAGACGCTTAAGCTTGCTGTGAGAATCACCGACCTTTGGTTCGTTGGGACTCCCAACAAGTTTGAGCAAGCGGAAATGGTTATTGTTGATTCTGAG GGTGATCAAATTCATGCTGTTTGTAAAGCGGACCACCTAAAGTCTTGGAAAGCTTATTTGAAGGAGAATTCCACTTATGTTATGCATAATTTCAAAGTGGTCAAGAATGATGGTCAATTTAGAGTGTGTGAACATGAGTACAAGTTAGCTTTTATTGGAGTGACTATTGTTAGAGAAGTTGATTTGCATGAACTACCTTTTAAGGAATTTAGATTTGTTGAATTTGGAAATGTCGTTGCTGGGAATTTTGTGGTTGGCCTGTTGGTTG ATATTATTGGGGTCGTTGATCAGGTGCTTTTTCAGCATGTTTCATCAAAAAATACCAGGGTTGTTTTTAGAATGAAGGATTTGAG TGGTGAAGTTTTATCTTGCACACTTTGGGAAAATTATTGTATGCAGTTCTTAGCCTATTTGAATGAACGTGGAAATGATGGGCCGATCGTTATTATTTTGACACATGCCAGAATAAAAGATGCGCAGG GAAGTTATCTAGCTTCAGTGAGCAATTCGTTCAAGGcctcaaaattattaattaatgaacCTATATTGGAAATCCAGGAATTTAGAGAGAG GCTTTTAGATTTAGGTGTTAAGGTCAGCCCAGTTTTGCCACCTGGCGATCAAGGAAGTTCACAACTTTCAAGGGGAAGCCAACTATCATCAAAGGATGCATTTCTTTCAAAAGTTGAAGCCAAAACTATTTACGAGATCAATGGCATTTCTGAG GATGTTGTTTGTGTTACAGTGGGCACTATTAGCAAAATAGTCATGAATAATCATTCATGGTGTTATCCAGCTTGCGTTCAATGTCATAGAAAAACTGACATCCAAACAGGACCATTCACATGCGGATGTGGCAAAAATAATGACCAGCCTGTTCTAAG GTATAGAGTTGAAGTAATGGTTAGCCAAAACAATGACAGTAGCAAGTTTTTGCTCTGGGACCGTGAATGTGCTGAATTGATTGGTCAAACAGCTGATGAAGTGAATAGGGTCAAGATTGAA GATGGTGATGTTGATTTAAATGCTTCTCCTCAAGCACTTGATAGGCTGTTGGGTTATGTGCTTGCTTTTAAG GCATGTTCGAAAATAGATGCTTCGAACGTTGATTGCAATAATGCTACGCATCCTGAATGT TTGCAGGATTCCCTTTAA